A segment of the Candidatus Bipolaricaulota bacterium genome:
GAAAATCGGGGATGTCTATCGGGACGATGAAGCTTCTACGCCCGTGTGAGACCGCGCGTTCGATCTTCGATATCGATTACCCCCGGCTCTACCGGGCCGGGAAACGCGTGCTCCTGTTCGATCTCGACAATACCCTGGGCGGCCGCCGGCCGCGGCGGCTCGACCCGCAGGTGAAGGAACTGCTGGAGAGGATCACGCAGATGGGGTTCAAGGTCGGAATCCTCACCAACCGCCGGATCGGGACGAACGATCCCGTCATCCATTCTCTCGGGGAACGGTATCCGGTCGTGGTCCGAGCCGGAAAACCGCGGCGCCGCGGGTTCCGCGCGATCCTCGCTCAGCTCGACGCCTCCCCGGCCGAGGCGGTGATGATCGGGGACCGACTATTAACTGACGTGATCGGAGCGAACCGTCTTGGGATCTATTCCATCCGCATCCGTCCCGGCAAGCGCGCCTGATCGTCTTGGCTCGATCCCGTTCTTCGGCTATCATCAACCGGGATTCCCATCTTCAAGGAGGTCCGTATGCACGTGAAGGACGTCGTATCGCTCGCCGATCTGACCACGGAAGAGATCTACGAGATCCTGGAGACGGCCCGCAACCTCAAGCTTGAGCATCGCGCCGGGGTCAAGCATGAGATGCTCGCGGGAAAGACGCTCGCGCTGATCTTCCAGAAGCCGTCCCTGCGCACCAGAGTATCGTTTGAGACCGGGATGACCCAACTCGGGGGGCACGCGATCTACCTCGGGCCGAACGACATCAAGCTCGGACAGCGAGAGACGACCGAGGACATCGCGATAGTGCTGTCCCGCTATGTCGACGGGATCATGGCCCGCGTGTTCGAGCACAAGATCGTCGAAGACCTGGCCAAATATGCCACCGTCCCGGTGATAAACGGCCTGTCCGATCTCCTCCACCCGTGTCAGATCCTGGGCGATCTGCTGACGATATGGGAGAAGAAGAGAACTCTTGAAGGCCTGACGCTGGCGTTCATCGGGGACGGGAACAACGTCGCCCATTCCCTGATCAACGGGTGTGCCAAGGTGGGGATGGACTTCCGCATCGCCTGTCCCGATGGCTACGAGCCGAACGAGGAAATCGTGAACGCAGCCCGCGACATCGGGGGCAGTGTCGAGATCTCCCACGACCCCAAGGCAGCGGCGAGCGGTGCGGACGTGATCTACACCGACGTCTGGGCGAGCATGGGAGAAGAGGACAAGGCCGAGCAGAAGAAGCACGCGTTCACCGGGTTCACCGTCGATGAGGCCCTGCTCAAGTTGGCTGCCCCGGACGCGCTTGTGATGCATTGTCTCCCTGCCCACTACGGCGAGGAG
Coding sequences within it:
- a CDS encoding HAD-IIIA family hydrolase; protein product: MKLLRPCETARSIFDIDYPRLYRAGKRVLLFDLDNTLGGRRPRRLDPQVKELLERITQMGFKVGILTNRRIGTNDPVIHSLGERYPVVVRAGKPRRRGFRAILAQLDASPAEAVMIGDRLLTDVIGANRLGIYSIRIRPGKRA
- the argF gene encoding ornithine carbamoyltransferase produces the protein MHVKDVVSLADLTTEEIYEILETARNLKLEHRAGVKHEMLAGKTLALIFQKPSLRTRVSFETGMTQLGGHAIYLGPNDIKLGQRETTEDIAIVLSRYVDGIMARVFEHKIVEDLAKYATVPVINGLSDLLHPCQILGDLLTIWEKKRTLEGLTLAFIGDGNNVAHSLINGCAKVGMDFRIACPDGYEPNEEIVNAARDIGGSVEISHDPKAAASGADVIYTDVWASMGEEDKAEQKKHAFTGFTVDEALLKLAAPDALVMHCLPAHYGEEITYEASRSRGSAIFDQAENRLHAQKAVLALLMS